Proteins encoded in a region of the Inquilinus sp. KBS0705 genome:
- a CDS encoding low affinity iron permease family protein, whose translation MAKKKKNLFERFANWATMATGSSAAFIIAISTIIVWLITGPIFNYSDTWQLIINTGTTIVTFLMVFLIQKSQNKDSKAVHLKLNELLASHQGASNRMVDIEDLSEVELDQLHKFYVKLSDLAEQEDDITCTHSIDAAEDNHNTKLTGFKAKTHYQHAKNRGKQSK comes from the coding sequence ATGGCCAAAAAGAAGAAGAATTTATTTGAGCGTTTTGCCAACTGGGCAACAATGGCAACCGGCAGCTCGGCTGCTTTTATAATAGCTATAAGCACAATAATTGTATGGCTGATAACAGGGCCAATATTTAATTATTCGGATACCTGGCAGCTTATTATTAATACAGGTACAACCATTGTTACCTTTTTAATGGTGTTTTTGATACAAAAATCTCAAAATAAAGATTCAAAGGCGGTACATTTGAAACTGAACGAGCTGCTTGCATCGCACCAGGGTGCAAGTAACCGTATGGTAGATATTGAAGACCTGAGCGAAGTAGAGTTAGACCAATTACATAAGTTTTATGTAAAACTATCTGACCTTGCCGAGCAGGAGGATGATATAACCTGCACCCACTCGATAGATGCTGCAGAAGACAACCACAACACCAAACTAACCGGATTTAAAGCTAAAACGCATTATCAACATGCCAAAAACAGAGGTAAACAAAGTAAGTGA
- the fbaA gene encoding class II fructose-bisphosphate aldolase yields MDLKNYRGVLHGDQVQALFEAAKKHQFALPAVNVIGTNTINAVMETAAAVKSPVIIQLSNGGAQFYAGKSLDNSKLQACILGGVSAAKHVHLLAEHYGVAVILHTDHAAKKLLPWIDGLLEHGEKFFAETGKPLFSSHMLDLSEEPIEENIEISAKYLQRMAKMGMTVEIELGVTGGEEDGVDNSDVDSSRLYTQPEEVAYAYEELSKVSHRFTIAAAFGNVHGVYKPGNVKLQPVILHNSQEFLKKKHNIAADKPINFVFHGGSGSSQEEIREAISYGAIKMNIDTDMQFAFWEGIRDYYQAKEGYLQSQIGNPEGEDSPNKKYYDPRVWLRKAEETFVKRLTVAFGDLNCIDVNSKL; encoded by the coding sequence ATGGATTTAAAAAATTATAGAGGTGTGCTGCACGGAGACCAGGTGCAGGCATTATTTGAAGCAGCAAAAAAACATCAGTTTGCATTACCTGCGGTAAACGTTATAGGTACAAACACAATTAATGCTGTTATGGAAACTGCCGCGGCAGTAAAATCTCCGGTTATTATTCAACTATCAAATGGCGGCGCACAGTTTTACGCTGGCAAATCGTTAGATAATTCAAAACTGCAAGCCTGTATATTAGGTGGCGTATCTGCCGCTAAACACGTGCATTTATTAGCCGAACATTATGGTGTAGCGGTTATATTACACACCGACCATGCTGCTAAAAAATTATTACCATGGATAGACGGTTTGCTGGAGCACGGCGAAAAATTCTTTGCCGAAACAGGTAAACCTTTGTTCTCTTCGCACATGCTTGATCTTTCTGAAGAGCCTATCGAAGAAAATATAGAAATATCAGCAAAATATTTACAGCGCATGGCCAAAATGGGCATGACGGTTGAAATTGAATTAGGCGTAACAGGCGGCGAAGAAGACGGCGTTGATAACAGCGATGTTGATAGCTCACGTTTATACACCCAGCCAGAGGAAGTGGCCTACGCTTACGAAGAACTATCTAAAGTTAGTCACCGCTTTACCATTGCCGCCGCATTTGGTAACGTGCATGGTGTTTACAAACCGGGCAACGTTAAACTACAGCCGGTTATTTTGCACAACTCGCAGGAGTTTTTAAAGAAGAAACATAATATTGCTGCCGATAAGCCTATCAACTTTGTATTCCACGGTGGTTCGGGCTCGAGCCAGGAAGAAATTCGCGAAGCGATATCATACGGTGCAATAAAAATGAATATTGATACCGATATGCAGTTTGCATTTTGGGAAGGTATAAGAGATTACTACCAGGCTAAAGAAGGCTACCTGCAATCGCAAATTGGTAATCCCGAAGGTGAAGACTCGCCTAACAAAAAATATTACGACCCGCGCGTTTGGTTGCGCAAAGCCGAAGAAACTTTTGTAAAAAGGTTAACCGTTGCTTTTGGCGACCTAAATTGTATAGATGTAAACAGCAAGCTGTAA
- the glmM gene encoding phosphoglucosamine mutase — MTLIKSISGIRGTIGGAAGEGLTPLDIVKFTSAFGSWAVKRSGLKKIVLGRDARLSGSMVNNLVIGTLQGLGIDVIDLGLSTTPTVEVAVPDEQAAGGIILTASHNPKQWNALKLLNEKGEFISDTDGKEVLEIAESSDFIYADVNDLGKVINDDTYLQKHIDKILALPLVDVKAIAAADFKVVIDCVNSTGGIFVPALLTALGVKTVHQLYCEPDGHFPHNPEPLPENLIALSQEVVKKKADLGIAVDPDVDRLCFVNEDGSMFGEEYTLVAVADYVLKNTKGNTVSNLSSTRALRDVTENAGGEYHAAAVGEVNVVNKMKEVNAVIGGEGNGGVIYPELHYGRDALVGIALFLTHLAKYGKPVSLLRSSYPGYFISKNKITLTPEMDIDALLLKVEEKYKKQPHSTIDGLKIEFDKEWVHLRKSNTEPIIRIYSEGNSETVANSLANKIITDIKEILKLN, encoded by the coding sequence TTGACACTAATAAAATCTATTTCGGGCATAAGGGGAACAATTGGCGGTGCAGCCGGAGAAGGATTAACCCCATTGGATATTGTAAAGTTTACATCGGCTTTTGGTAGCTGGGCGGTAAAGCGTTCGGGCTTAAAAAAGATTGTGCTGGGCCGTGATGCGCGCTTATCGGGCAGTATGGTGAATAATTTGGTAATAGGCACACTACAGGGCTTGGGTATTGATGTAATTGACCTGGGGCTATCTACCACACCAACCGTAGAAGTTGCCGTTCCCGACGAGCAAGCTGCAGGCGGCATTATTTTAACCGCCAGCCACAACCCTAAACAATGGAATGCCCTTAAGCTACTGAACGAAAAAGGAGAGTTTATTAGTGATACAGATGGCAAGGAAGTTTTAGAGATTGCCGAGAGCAGCGACTTCATATACGCCGATGTAAACGACCTGGGCAAAGTAATTAACGATGATACTTACCTGCAAAAGCATATAGACAAGATATTGGCCCTGCCATTGGTTGACGTAAAAGCCATTGCCGCTGCCGATTTTAAAGTGGTGATTGATTGTGTTAACAGCACCGGCGGTATTTTTGTACCGGCTTTGCTAACAGCACTGGGCGTAAAAACAGTGCACCAACTGTATTGCGAGCCCGATGGGCATTTCCCGCATAACCCCGAGCCGCTGCCCGAAAACTTGATAGCCTTATCGCAAGAGGTGGTTAAAAAGAAGGCCGACCTGGGTATAGCTGTTGACCCTGATGTTGACCGCCTTTGTTTTGTAAACGAGGATGGCAGCATGTTTGGCGAAGAATATACACTGGTTGCCGTAGCCGATTACGTATTGAAGAATACGAAAGGTAATACCGTGTCTAACCTGTCATCAACACGTGCTTTGCGCGATGTTACCGAAAATGCAGGTGGCGAATACCATGCAGCGGCGGTAGGTGAGGTAAACGTGGTAAACAAAATGAAAGAAGTGAATGCCGTGATAGGTGGCGAGGGCAACGGCGGGGTAATATATCCCGAATTGCACTATGGCCGCGATGCTTTGGTAGGCATAGCCTTATTTTTAACGCACCTGGCTAAATATGGTAAGCCGGTATCGTTATTGCGCAGCTCATATCCAGGCTACTTTATCTCAAAAAACAAGATAACGCTAACGCCCGAAATGGATATAGATGCCCTGTTATTAAAGGTTGAAGAGAAATATAAAAAGCAGCCCCATTCTACAATTGACGGACTTAAAATAGAGTTTGACAAAGAATGGGTACATTTGCGCAAATCTAATACCGAGCCTATTATACGCATCTACTCTGAAGGAAACTCAGAAACGGTTGCAAATAGCCTGGCCAATAAGATAATTACAGATATAAAAGAAATACTTAAACTTAATTAA
- a CDS encoding NAD(P)/FAD-dependent oxidoreductase: MNPTDQSKFPVVAIIGGGFGGIQVAKQLANKPVEVILIDKHNYHTFQPLLYQVATGSLEAESIAFSLRKNFEGQKNLRFRHTEVNAIDTDTNTINTTIGDIKYDYLVIATGSTTNFFGNKEIEHYAMPMKSIPEALNLRYMVLQNLEEAILKPSKEERAPYLSFVLVGAGPTGVELAGALAELRNHVLNKDYPELSKDEMKVYLVDFLPKVLGPFSDEGSKAAQDFLTGMGVEMLLGTKVDSYDGNEIKFEGGKSIRTKNVIWSAGVMGVVPDGVSKDAIERGNRIRVDSSLRVTGHPNIFAIGDVSAMITDETPKGHPGVAQVAIQMGELTGKNIVRLLNNQQPEPFKYNDKGSLATIGRNKAIADLGKLKFQGFFAWLIWMFIHLISLMGGRNRVIVFINWVASYLTYNGGSRLIIRNFKRDELVQKDEQVSLPD; the protein is encoded by the coding sequence ATGAACCCCACTGATCAATCAAAATTCCCGGTAGTAGCCATTATAGGTGGCGGTTTTGGCGGCATACAGGTTGCCAAGCAACTGGCCAACAAGCCGGTAGAAGTTATATTGATAGATAAACATAACTATCATACTTTTCAGCCCCTGCTATACCAGGTGGCCACCGGCAGTTTAGAGGCCGAGTCTATCGCTTTTTCGTTGCGTAAGAATTTCGAGGGGCAAAAAAACCTTCGTTTTCGCCATACCGAGGTGAACGCTATTGATACAGATACTAACACCATTAATACCACCATAGGCGATATCAAATACGATTACCTGGTAATAGCCACCGGATCGACCACCAATTTTTTTGGCAATAAAGAGATTGAGCATTACGCCATGCCCATGAAATCTATACCCGAGGCGCTTAACCTGCGGTATATGGTGCTACAAAACCTCGAGGAAGCCATTTTAAAGCCCTCTAAGGAAGAACGCGCGCCGTACCTGTCGTTTGTACTGGTGGGTGCCGGACCTACCGGTGTAGAGCTTGCAGGGGCTTTAGCCGAGCTGCGCAACCACGTATTAAATAAAGACTACCCCGAGCTAAGTAAAGACGAAATGAAGGTGTACCTGGTAGATTTTTTACCAAAGGTACTCGGCCCTTTCTCTGACGAAGGATCAAAGGCCGCGCAGGATTTTTTAACCGGCATGGGTGTAGAGATGCTTTTAGGCACCAAGGTAGACAGCTATGATGGTAACGAGATAAAATTTGAAGGCGGTAAAAGTATCCGTACTAAAAATGTAATATGGTCGGCAGGCGTAATGGGCGTTGTACCCGATGGCGTATCAAAAGATGCCATTGAGCGCGGCAACCGCATACGGGTCGACAGTAGTTTGCGGGTAACGGGCCACCCCAATATTTTTGCCATCGGCGACGTATCGGCCATGATAACCGACGAAACGCCAAAGGGACACCCCGGCGTGGCGCAAGTGGCCATACAAATGGGCGAACTAACCGGTAAAAACATTGTACGCCTGTTAAACAACCAGCAGCCCGAGCCATTTAAATACAACGACAAAGGATCGTTAGCTACCATAGGCCGTAACAAGGCCATTGCCGATTTGGGTAAGCTAAAATTTCAGGGATTTTTTGCCTGGTTGATATGGATGTTTATTCACCTGATATCGTTAATGGGCGGGCGCAACCGTGTAATTGTATTTATTAACTGGGTTGCCAGCTATTTAACCTACAATGGCGGCAGCAGGCTCATTATTCGTAACTTTAAGCGCGACGAACTGGTGCAAAAAGACGAACAAGTATCATTACCCGATTAA
- a CDS encoding cysteine desulfurase, producing the protein MRVYFDNAATTALDPEVLKEMYKVMESQFGNPSSIHAHGREVRTLIERSRKTIAGLLHTSPAEIFFTSGGTEADNTAIRCGIVDHKLTHAITTKLEHHAVLHTLQAMQKAGTIKLSYADVDSKGNVDYNHLETLLKSNERSFVSLMHANNELGTLTDLEKVGDLCEAYNAMLHSDTVQTVGHYKHDLSKLKLHFMVCAAHKLHGPKGVGFLHINHKVKINPMIYGGSQERNMRGGTENVYGIAGLAKALEMAYAEMDAHQNYIQDLKSYMKAKLEQEVQGVSFNGETDPAKSLYTVLNVSFPEMEMADMLLFNLDIAGISASGGSACSSGTDIGSHVLTAIGANPDRPSVRFSFSKYNTKDEVDYTVAKLRELCAVSV; encoded by the coding sequence ATGCGTGTTTACTTTGACAATGCCGCCACCACAGCCCTTGATCCTGAAGTTTTAAAGGAAATGTACAAGGTGATGGAAAGCCAGTTTGGCAACCCTTCATCAATACATGCCCATGGCCGCGAGGTGCGTACATTGATAGAGCGATCGCGCAAAACTATTGCGGGTTTACTGCATACATCACCTGCCGAAATATTTTTTACCAGCGGCGGCACCGAAGCTGATAACACAGCTATACGTTGCGGTATTGTTGACCATAAGCTAACGCATGCCATCACTACCAAGCTGGAGCACCATGCCGTTTTACATACCTTACAGGCCATGCAAAAGGCAGGCACTATTAAACTAAGCTATGCCGATGTAGATAGCAAGGGTAATGTAGATTATAACCACTTAGAAACCTTGCTAAAAAGCAACGAGCGCAGTTTTGTGTCGTTAATGCATGCCAACAACGAACTGGGTACCTTAACCGACCTGGAAAAAGTTGGCGACCTGTGCGAAGCATACAATGCCATGCTGCATAGCGATACCGTACAAACTGTTGGCCACTACAAGCACGATCTTAGCAAACTTAAGCTGCACTTTATGGTTTGCGCGGCGCATAAGCTGCACGGGCCAAAAGGCGTGGGCTTTTTGCACATTAACCACAAGGTTAAAATAAACCCGATGATATATGGCGGCTCACAGGAACGTAATATGCGCGGCGGCACCGAGAATGTTTATGGTATAGCCGGCCTTGCCAAAGCCCTTGAAATGGCTTACGCCGAAATGGATGCCCATCAAAATTACATACAGGACCTAAAAAGTTACATGAAAGCTAAGTTAGAGCAGGAAGTGCAAGGCGTAAGCTTTAATGGCGAAACCGATCCGGCTAAAAGCTTGTACACCGTATTAAATGTATCGTTCCCCGAAATGGAAATGGCCGATATGTTGTTGTTTAACCTTGATATTGCAGGTATATCGGCATCTGGTGGCAGCGCATGCAGTTCTGGTACGGATATTGGTTCGCATGTTTTAACTGCGATTGGGGCTAATCCCGACAGGCCTTCAGTACGCTTCTCGTTCTCAAAATACAACACTAAGGATGAGGTTGACTACACCGTAGCCAAACTACGTGAGTTATGCGCGGTTAGTGTATAG
- a CDS encoding hydroxymethylglutaryl-CoA lyase produces the protein MAYTPVKITECPRDAMQGLTDFIPTDVKAAYINLLLQVGFDTIDFGSFVSPKAIPQMRDTAEVLSKLDLSNTNSKLLAIIANYRGAEEAANHHEITYLGYPFSISETFQLRNTNTTIGQAFDNVKQIAALCAVKDKIPLIYLSMGFGNPYGDVWSPEIVMHWADRMMQEGITNIALSDTIGIATPAQISTLYPALKNEFEEIELGAHLHSTPDSWQEKVAAAYESGCTKFDAALKGYGGCPMAKDELTGNIATENLIAYLLHQNIDLGLNLDKLQEAMDYSGKVFSS, from the coding sequence ATGGCCTACACCCCCGTAAAAATTACCGAGTGCCCCCGCGATGCCATGCAGGGCCTAACAGATTTTATACCTACCGATGTTAAGGCGGCCTATATTAACCTGCTTTTACAGGTAGGTTTTGATACCATAGATTTCGGCAGCTTTGTATCGCCAAAAGCTATACCGCAAATGCGCGATACCGCCGAAGTGTTAAGCAAGCTCGATCTAAGTAACACCAATTCAAAGCTGCTGGCCATCATCGCCAATTACCGCGGGGCAGAAGAAGCGGCCAATCATCACGAGATCACTTACCTGGGTTATCCCTTTTCTATCTCCGAAACTTTTCAGCTGCGTAATACCAATACCACCATCGGGCAGGCGTTTGACAATGTAAAGCAAATAGCTGCCCTGTGTGCCGTTAAAGATAAAATACCGCTCATATACCTATCCATGGGCTTTGGCAACCCCTACGGCGATGTATGGAGCCCTGAGATAGTAATGCACTGGGCAGATAGGATGATGCAGGAAGGCATTACCAATATAGCATTATCAGATACCATAGGCATTGCCACACCCGCGCAGATCAGTACATTATACCCTGCTTTGAAAAATGAATTTGAGGAAATAGAATTAGGAGCGCACCTCCACTCTACCCCCGATAGCTGGCAGGAAAAGGTGGCTGCGGCCTACGAAAGCGGCTGTACAAAATTTGATGCTGCATTAAAGGGCTATGGTGGCTGCCCAATGGCCAAAGACGAGCTTACAGGCAACATCGCTACCGAAAACCTGATAGCATACCTGCTGCACCAAAACATCGACCTGGGGCTTAATTTGGACAAATTACAGGAAGCGATGGATTACTCAGGTAAAGTTTTCTCATCTTAG
- a CDS encoding acetyl-CoA carboxylase carboxyltransferase subunit beta gives MAWFKREIKGIITTTEEKKEAPDGIWNKCPQCKKPLHYSEQVENQYVCHYCGFHLRIGSKEYFSVLFDDNQFTELFADLHSGDPLHFTDTKKYTDRLVETKKKTGLTDAIRAGFGKMNGVPLVIACMDFNFIGGSMGSVVGEKIARSIDYSIANKVPFLMISKSGGARMMEAAFSLMQMAKTSAKLALLSQAKVPYISLLTDPTTGGVTASYAMLGDINIAEPGALIGFAGPRVIKETIKKDLPKGFQTAEFVQEHGFLDFIVDRREMKEKLASFLKMLAPAETAS, from the coding sequence ATGGCTTGGTTTAAGCGTGAAATCAAAGGGATAATTACGACCACTGAGGAAAAGAAGGAAGCGCCGGACGGGATTTGGAACAAATGCCCTCAATGTAAAAAACCCCTCCACTACTCTGAACAGGTAGAAAACCAATACGTTTGCCACTACTGTGGCTTTCATTTACGCATTGGCTCAAAAGAATATTTTTCGGTTTTGTTTGACGACAACCAGTTTACCGAACTGTTTGCCGACCTGCATTCAGGCGACCCGCTGCACTTTACCGATACCAAAAAATACACCGACAGGCTGGTTGAAACTAAAAAGAAGACCGGCTTAACCGATGCTATACGCGCCGGTTTTGGCAAAATGAACGGCGTACCCCTGGTTATTGCCTGTATGGACTTTAACTTTATAGGCGGATCTATGGGGTCTGTAGTTGGCGAAAAGATTGCCCGATCTATAGATTACAGCATTGCCAACAAAGTACCCTTTTTAATGATATCCAAATCGGGCGGTGCGCGTATGATGGAGGCGGCATTCTCGCTGATGCAAATGGCCAAAACATCGGCCAAACTGGCCCTTTTAAGCCAGGCAAAAGTACCTTATATATCTTTACTAACCGACCCTACCACAGGTGGTGTAACAGCATCATACGCTATGCTGGGCGATATTAATATTGCCGAGCCCGGTGCATTGATAGGTTTTGCAGGCCCAAGGGTTATTAAAGAAACTATTAAAAAAGATTTGCCCAAAGGTTTCCAAACTGCTGAGTTTGTGCAGGAACATGGTTTCCTTGATTTTATAGTGGACAGAAGAGAAATGAAAGAGAAGTTAGCATCATTTTTAAAAATGTTAGCACCCGCTGAAACAGCTTCTTAA
- a CDS encoding GNAT family N-acetyltransferase, which produces MPKTEVNKVSDPADLEKVFAIRKEVFVGEQNCPPELEWEFEDESTHFLATVDGEPAGASRWRKTDKGYKLERFAVLSKFRGNGVGQALVKTVLADLPADVDYVYMHAQIAAVTLYERFGFQKTGPQFEEAGIQHFTMVRKK; this is translated from the coding sequence ATGCCAAAAACAGAGGTAAACAAAGTAAGTGACCCGGCCGACCTTGAAAAGGTTTTTGCCATACGTAAAGAAGTATTTGTTGGCGAGCAAAACTGCCCGCCCGAACTGGAATGGGAATTTGAGGATGAATCGACCCATTTTTTGGCGACTGTAGACGGCGAACCGGCTGGTGCATCGCGCTGGCGTAAAACCGATAAAGGCTATAAGCTGGAGCGTTTTGCAGTGCTATCAAAATTCAGGGGTAATGGTGTAGGCCAGGCTTTGGTAAAAACCGTTTTAGCCGACTTGCCCGCCGATGTCGATTATGTTTATATGCACGCGCAAATTGCCGCGGTAACCCTGTACGAGCGTTTCGGCTTCCAAAAAACAGGCCCGCAGTTTGAAGAGGCAGGTATACAGCATTTTACAATGGTACGGAAGAAGTAG